The window ttattttataaaagggactccatcaccatcattagagagcataaATTCTAGcctatcattcatgtattgaggagcgagcccttattctataaaaagggactccctcaccttcaacgccacaagctgagccaaccaaggcaacataagccacaagccgagcagcctcgcagcgtgtgctacttctagttgagcgtcatttcagattgagcactgcctcatatcgagcatcagttcaagacagtatctagttacttcggcccacacatggactgaatttcaagtctccagccaaaagactctcttgactgaagacttgggggactactgtttataccatatttagggcctccgtatttagacctcgtataaatactcgggggactcaaatgtaattatgcaataagggaatgggcaaatatgtaataagtgaggagtccttattctataaaaggactcctcatcctcacaattaggaggaggccaattcctaggcctgagatcccctttctcaccctctcaacgctctcactctcaaagctctctctccctcaaataaatacaatcacTGTGGACGTAggccaaaccttggggtgaaccacgatacatcttatgttatttacatttcatgcagattcacggtcggatttacgttgttccaagacctccggttttgtgcatcaacataaacaaataataataatgaaattataaggtaacaaataaataatacaaacaaataataataatgaaattaggtcacaaataaataatacaaacaaataataataatgaaaataggtaacaaataaataatacaaacaaataattataatcaaattaggtaacaaaataataatacaaaacaaataattataatatattcttacctcatccgcataatttgccccacttcgaacattactactagcttgtgtcaaggcatctctccacgtactaaaggaatggctaagtattttccaacgactggacatcgattctttggttcttttcccaccaatttgctcaagaaatttggtatgaattaaactccacatttctcgcaactgcatcttattacccgtaagggaattatgagtaacttcaacccagctagtgcacaacacaacatcttcaagaagcgaccaattcgtacttgcatcagtagtcattttgtggaaaaaaaattggattgaaactttgagagaaagataggaatttgattgaaagtagttgagaaaatatgaaattgtggtgtaaggtagatggagaagaagtggtatttatagaaaagtaaaaacaattttttacaaattttttcagattttttacaattttttttggattttttttggatttttttaatttttattcaaataattaatctctgccggtggattttaaaaaatttcaattccaacactccagattgtgccacatgtcacaacggtaacttttcttaattttaaaactttttttttaatttataaagcagattaatatcaaccgttgatctcagatcgaacggttgatataaAATCAATATTTTTTATTACCGTTGCAAATCGGACGGCTCGTATTAAAGAGCCGTTGGGATCGAACAGACCGTGGGAAGACACTTGGCTTCCCAACGGTCACTGGGTTTTCTGAGGCGCGCGGACCCGTGCCCTGAATTACGGTCGGGCGACGCGCCCCCACTCACGAGTGAGGGGCACgcgcctgacacaaaaaaaaattaaaaaaaaggccgGACATCACATGCCTCGGGCAGCAAGCCTGTCAATCCTTCACGGGCCTGCAactcgggctcccaccctcactcgagctcccaccctcactcgagCTCTCCAAGGCTGGAGGCCTACCCACCAgccctcgggccctttcctggagcttgtcccccgagcaaccaccatgggtggagttgctctaaatgTCTTCTTAGGTTAAGTAACAGTCGAAGTATAATATGATAACTAGTCGAAGTCatgatgtgtgtgtatatatgttcAACAACGATAACTTGTTGCTTGTGAAACAAAAAATCCCCAATCCTTAGATCATTAACTTATACCTACGTGGTGTTATTCAGCATTTCTTTTAGATAAATTTATCCTTATTTTCCTTGTATTTTCGGTAATTATTGGTGAAGAAATAATCCAAGAGCATAAAAGAAgggattcattttttttcacgTGCAGTAGACCATGCATGATCATATTTTAATCGAAACAGAGTCGAAGGAGCATATACAAGTGATAAGTATGGTGAAGGAACAGTACAAAATCACGACCTAAATTAATCATGCAGAATGAAAAGACTGCATTCACTATGGATATATTGTCTCTGCATATATCATCAAATCCCTTTCAAATTCAGTGTGTGAGGGACGAATGAGAAGAAAGGATGCGAATCCTTTCAAAAGGTAAGAATAAAAACAAGCACAAACgtacaaaatatattataatataatacacatgtataatttaaattatatatagaaaaagaaagtaTAGCAGCTAAAAATACTGACTTAGCAAACTCACAAAGCATGCATTGTCTTGGGAACGGCCGACCCAACACAAGTTAGTGGGAGACAATCGAAACGTTAGCCACAAAGCAAATTTTAGTGTACTCTcactttatctctctctctctctctctctctctctctctctctctctctctctctatatatatatatatatatatatatatatatctcactGTCTTTGTGGGTTTGGAAATATGGATCTAGCTAATAAACCAATTTGATAAAGAAGAGACTGACGTTGCTGGCCTTTTCTTATGCAACTTTAGTGCTTTGTTTTATATATTGTCGACTCTACCTCTATTTATGTGGGGAAAAACTTGAATTTGGGTGTTTGATCATTTTATTTGTaggatattttatttatttataaaagtaTGAGACTTTGTGTATTCTTATTTTGTTCGATTTTATGTTGATCGTGTTTGATCATATTATTCTTAAAGCATTTTTTACAAAAGTATGAGTCTTCGTATGGTTTGATCTTTATCTGATTCCATGTTAATTCCACCAATATAAGAGATGTCCTACTCATATAACTCTATGAAGATTCTGTCTTTTTTGTGCCTATAGATACACATGTAAGTAATTAGGCATCTCCCACGCACTAAAAGACTAAAATCAAAAGCGAAGAAGAAAGGGGCAATTTGCAATTCTCACCCATTCCCATACAAGTGCGTGCACAGATTATATTCTCCATGGAGCATAAATACTGGAGAATTAGGgtgttcaacaaaaaaaaatgtttactgtatacatacatatagCTAGTGCATAGACCACCCTCGATATCCTACTCTTTAGCTATATATTCATTTGTTTCTTTATGGACCCTAATTTTGTTCTTTCCTTCTTCGACTCttgttaattaatatttaacatTCAGCCATTCAGGCCAGGGGACCTTGTCTATTGGTTGATTAATTCAGATTTGCTTTGGCAAATATATTCTATACGGTCATGATATCCCGTATGAATGTCAAAGAGAATTTGCTAAATATGAATGatcaatcaaatcaaattcGCAACAACAACGCACCTCTCCACTCACGACTGCTGTCAGGATGCTATTTTAGCAGGCCAACTAGGGTTTCATAagaggcaagaaaaagaagtaTAGAAGTGATTCATTCCAACTATTTAGATGATTGTTTACAACTGAAAGTTGTCTTAAGCCTATACAGTTGCTAAGCATGCTTAACTAATCACAGTGGTTAGTAGCTGTCCTAACTTATCATAACAGCCTTTCTGTACACTGGACTAACTAAAACAGCTGACCACATCAACGCCCATGCAACAGAAGGCTAGCTATTATACAAGTAAACGTGAGGTAGCGTGTTGATTTTGCACGTGCTTATAAGTTAATTGTTTGACTACTTTACATATTACTAATTGGTTTACAATGAAACTGACCTCAATTTAATTCATGAAATGATAGTGATGAGCTGACTATTAGTGCGAAAACCTTCCACACGTCCACATAAATATATTCtttgaaaatattttgtttgtCAAAAGCATGCAATTTGTTGTTTTTCGTGTTGGCCGCTGCCCTCTGGTATATGGCCctggtatatatatatctttaagCTTTAACCAAACGAGTATTCTAATTAAGAACATCCACATACATTTGTCTTGGAGCTAGCCAGGCAGAGAGGTTAGGTAATATTCCATATATCTCCAATATGTGTGGATTAATTTGAAGGGGTATCTTGGTCGATCAAATAGCTAGACAGCATCCATGTAATGTCATATTCGTTGGGACTGAGAGCAGTCCTCATAAACTAATCAGAAAAATAGAAATGAAAACGACATATATTAAATGATAATTCTCTTTATTATATCCTTCTTTTTTCACTTTAAACGACATGTAACACTTTACTCATAATTTACAGCTAGCTTGTTgaataatttgaaaaattttcCCTAATCAAACTCTAcaaattattatagtatttgcaTCTGtttgtcaataaaaaaaattaattttatattactGTATGTGATTAACCAATTAATTTATGTATATGACAGTAACATAGATGAACGATGACATGTAGCTAGATATATACTTACAAATTACATACCTGGCTATTCAGCTTTAATCAATTTTCAGAAATTTGAATTTCTTCCAAATTATTTTGAGCCCATCAGATCATTGTGTAGTGTGACTAGATAGGGCAAAAAAGTATGAGGTTGTGGAAAAGTATGTTGTGTAGATCGATCGATATCCATTGACAATATTCATTAGTTAAGTGTGCGGCATCTAACGGTAATCAATGGGAATATGAGCATCACTATCACTTTAGGATGGTGagcaaaaaatatttttttataaacataTGTATTGTGTATATATGCAGTATTATACGCAAAGCATTACTTAGTTAGCACCCATGCAATTAATAACTCATAAATTTCTTTgaaaaatattgtaattaattaaTGGGTGACTTTGGCTGCGGTCCCTATGTATCAACATTCTTtaactgaaaccttgttggttttcaattttttattgaagtccttgaaattttatttttttaacaaacgataattttttttattgaaatccttgaatttttttttttaacaaacgatattatctacactaaaggggaaGGAGgttggcttagcctcacaataggctagcaataatgtggttcaaattcgcctttggcaagaatcgaacttcaggcctctcacttacaagtgaagggGAATACTACTAAACCATAGTACTAGGTGgcaagtccctgaaattaatgcaataatgaatttttatgtaggttattataattttaaattaaaatttgatatttgtagtTACTTATattatgagattttaaataaaattcatgATTTGTGGgattgaaaatattaaaaaaaataaattatacttatattaaaaagttaatttatCTTATTGACATGATTTGTCATTAAggtatattatattttaataaaatccatgatttttcattacttaaattaatgacattttacatacaaaaaattggtaatttttatacagtacattttacatacaaaaagttGATACATTTTATACAAAAAGGTGGTacgttttatataaaaaaaagggtacattttatataaaaaaaataatgggtacattttatataaaaaaaaacaatgggtacattttagattaaaaataaataaataggtcTTACATTAAACGATGGGTACATTTAACATGAAAAAATGgtactcacaaaaaaaaaatggtacattttacatataacacaGTGGTACAATTTTAAGGATAAATGTACccattattaataaattattgGTAAAAATAAAAGGTCAAAAAAAATGAGTACagataaaagtttgaaaaatatggacaaaaaaataataatatatgggtacaaactgaaaagaaaattgatacaattaaaaaaaaggattgcaaattaaaatggatacaatatatatatatatatatatatatatatatatatatctcaaatgTAACGTTTTTaacactaaataaatatatttaagaacaaaatttaattatcttgacATGTAAAATatcttattattaaaataattattgtCATTTATTAAAATCAAGTGAActtgataaaaattaaaaaggaataaGATTTCAATTAATGAAGttgaaaaaaaagatgaaaacatAATTTCTCCTTAATTAATTTGGTAGAATTTCAAAAGCACCAAGATGTTCCTGTATACGCCTTTATTTCTTTAGTTTATCTTTTCTTTGAAAAATGTGAACGTAACTTCTGCTGCCTTTTTGCAACGATGTGCAAAATTTAGTGAGATGAAAGATCCAGTTTCTAGAACATGGCTGGTGCATGGGTTGGAAATGGAATTGACATCTTGaagaaaatggtttttttttttccaaatatttttagggatttaattaagaaaaacataaaaaaaaattgtaagctTTTGAACTTTCTGAACAGCAATGGAGGAGCATCCTGACCCTTTACTCATGCCCCCTTTTTGGTGCAGGCAGGCCATAGATGATGGCAAACTCTGGCGAGGAGCAGAGCCAATTGGCACAATAATGTACTGACAGTATCACAAAGATTAATAGTGAATATATTATCCTGTTTGTGGTGCTTGCCATGCTCCATAGCCATAACACCCATACCGTGGGTAAGCTCAATCATTAATCTTatgcatatatgtgtgtgtttgcAAGCTTAGTTGATGGATCGCTCGATAACTGTATTTAAACAACATTCATTTATGGCTCATTTTACATTGTAGTTTAATGATTCAAACCGTTTaatttttagaattgtttttaagACATATAAAATAAGTTACTCAAATCGGGAACTATGACCCTTGGAGTGGGAACATAGAAGTTTTTTAGTGTAACTAATGCACTGACATGCGATGTTATTCACTTACATGTAATAACATGGAGGAATTATTGCTGTTTTATGGGCCTATTGTGCTATATGGAATTACcccgaaaatatatatttgtatttgtaGACGGGTATGATTAATAACATTGTGTGATAATGTGACCACGAATTTTAGACGAGTATGATTGATACCACTGCGTGATGATATGACCACGAAATGGAAGAATTCCTAGTAGAAATCCAAGCAAGTCATTAAATCCAGGTTCATTTCCTATTAAGTTCCAAGTATGGATATACATCACAAGAGGGGAAGATACATATTTCAACAGAAGTAGATCTCCTGGACAAATTAGGCTCCATGCCTTATATTGTGCGTGCTTATTTTTCTCAGCTTTTAAGTTCATACAATAAACCTAAGCTAGATGATAGCATGCACATGATGTTTATAGATTGGTACAATAATAATTACACGGAATACTAAAACTACTACAATCTTGTGTATAAAGTCATTCAACATGCCTAATAATGAAATACTGGAACGGATGAGGACCGGAAGTTTCAAATTAACGCCTTATCGACATGATTTCCTGTCGATttacaaataaaagaataattgacattataaaaaaaagtatCTTATTTTTATTGCAAGAGTGTACGAAATATGATTGTACGTCTGTATGTATGACTTTAgacgcttttggtgaaaatatttttggaattaatctttagtaaaaatgcaagtgaattctgaagaaaaaaaaaacaattgtaGTGTCTCCCAACAAGAAGGCACTTcgagtgcttttggaacccaaaaatattttctctaaaaactttcaattattttaaaagcacttccaaacgatTTCGTTACCATTAATTTCTAAAGGCCATGATCCTCCTACGACTATaattttggagccttttttttgctattatgtatatatgtagtaaaaaaatattttaattaataggttaataaaaatttataataatattgtttttttttttaacggaCACTATAAGTGTATTATATGATCACTTTTTTATTAGTATATATGCATGGATTCCTTGTAGAAGCAAGAGGTTTTTACTCAAAAACTCTAAAGAGACGTATGATCAAATATTCGTGAAAAGGAAAGGTGTCAAGAAAAGGTAATATGTGTAAACTAAAAGACTaggaggagaagaaagaagTGAGAGAAGGAAACATTGGATTGTGACTTGTGTCTCCCAATATTCCAAAGAGGTGCCCATCAAAATCAAACCCCCATCTTGGAGTGGAGGCCCCTTCTTGCACTATCTTCATGCATaattgcatacacacacacacacatatatatatataagctccTACTTATTTAGTTGATTAACTATAATCACAAAAAgaataattttatatatatgtatatgtattatTTCTTACTTTATTAGTCCTCacccaacaacaaaaataatgcaccccctatatatatatatatatatatatatatatatatatatattaacctCTCATCGTaccgtctttttttttttgcataaataaTCTTTAAATAATGATTATAACATATGTATGATGCTGGTAATAAGCGACATGGAATTAACTGAAAACAGACAGAACTAACAACTGCAATAAACCTAAACTAAAAACGGAAAGTGTCACTCATTGAGAATACGTTAGTCAAAACTAAGTGTATATATGTTTACTTACCATGAGAATCAATGAGGATATGACGGAATGAGTATGAGAAGGTACGAGATACTGCAATTTCACTTATTGTTTTCACTATTTGGATGTTAGTATAAACATGAATGAGAATTGTACACATTTTTTTGCACATCTTTAATTATTTGTAAACACATAAAAAagaatattattcattttttgtGAATTCATTCCTTATGATAAAATGTCCTAAATGCCTAGGGAGGAAGACCCTTGGATGGACACGAATAtagtaaaaaggaaaaagacaccaaattaaaaataaagagtagggaacatcaattttattttctaattttcttgGGTGGGTGCTAGCTAGACTATCAGTCATCTCAACTTTGTATTTCAATTTTATGCTTTGCTAGTATATTGGATAggatatataaagaaaaaaatcttattataaaaaagaaaaaaaaagagtttaggAAAATCTACACTAAATATCTAAATTATGAAAAACGAAAAGATTTAAATCGAAGTGCAGTGggttaaagaaaaagaatgtatctacaaagaaaaaaaaaaccttacaaTCAAATATGAAAGGGAAGCTAGTCATTACTCGTATTATTCAATATTATACGTACCATTGAAGAATTTTCTGCTGGAAAATTGAAATATGATTTCTTCAAATTCCAAACCTTTTTCATATGGGGACATAACGTGGTtgatgatgattgaattattacttaaagtgttgcttaatgtgtttattttctattgatgacacattatttagtttaaaaatacaATCTATCTAGCATTATCCTTTCATATGTGAACAGGACAGAGAAAATCTTTGCAATCTGGTAAAGATATAAAACTGAGAGAATTCAACAGGAATAATACTGAATTTAGAACATCGGTGATGGATGTTGCAAAAGAGGTTATCATCGCATAAACTTTCCCTTTACTTTTTTTCTTCCCCTTTTTCTAGCTTAATTATAATCTTCAAAATATAATGGAAAGAAAATTATAACTAATAATTTAAACTACAGAAAACGTTCCTTTATAATTTAAATTCACTACAAACTGATTTTACAAATTTTACTAAGAAAAAAAGACGATTAATCAAAATAAAACGATTTCATTCATTCATTGCTTCCATGCAATGTTGTTCTATCTTCTTTCAATCttctttctcattttcttttgagtcCCATTTTCTGAAGCACTTATGAGCTTCTTGCTTTCTGCTTGCATGAAACGCAAAAGCCAAAAGCCattaatgttgtttgttggtcTCCACTACTCAAAAGCTTCTTCATAGCCCCAACAAAATGTAGTAAACAAGCGTGATGGGCAATGCAATCAACATTCCAAATATAACCctgaaattaattatttgaatcatTAGTTAATTAGTGTCTAATTAGCAAAGAAAATAGTAAATAAAACTACTACAAAAttgttaaaaataatatttgttacTTACCCTGTGCTGAGAATATCAGGGTGTACATTGTATTCCTTGGCAAAGACAAAGGGGACAATTCCTTGGGGTAGGGCTGCCTGTTATATATTGTTTGGcaatacaaaaaaacaagggCAAAAACATGTTAACCATGGCACAGATGTTTGTTGTGCAGTGTACAAAATTATACAGGTACAAACAAGTCATTGTCTAATTATATACTGGGTTGGAATTTGATTATGTTTTTTTAGCTCAGAGTCTTTTGGCAGTGGAATTTCTCAACCCATGTTTCTGAAAAGCAGTGAGATGCCATGACGATTttattaataacataaaaaagtTTATCTTTAAGCTAACAAAATAGTTTAAAAAGTAAAGCTTATGGAGCATAGGTTAAGCTATGCAGGATTGCTTTGGTTGTGTCAGAAGAGGCAGAAGAGCAAAAATAtgcagagagggagagagagatcggTGACCTGTACAATGGCAACATGCAAGAGAGTGCCTCTTAAGCCAACAGCAATGGAAGCAGCTGCCATGACAGCTGGGCCTGTGAGGAATCTCACAGCCATGGTAAAAGCTGCAATGGAGTTTCCACATGCTATGATCTTTGGCTGCAAAGCCATAAACAAACCTGCAAAACATACATCACATCAAAAGCAGATTAACaaaacagcagcagcagcatcagAGGCACCATGATCACCacttccaccaccaccaccacagaCAGACTGTCACTCACAGTTGGTCATGCTTGAAAGGCAGAAAAGAGTGATAGACCTTTCATCAtcactaccaccaccaccaacccaTTACATCAAATCAAAAACCGGAGACAAACCCAGCAAAAAAGGGCagtcaaaaaggaaaaagatttcataaagaaaaccaaacattatcATAACCCTACTGTTTGCTTGCTTACTTtgctttattaaaacaattaataatTAAAGGTGCTTGTTAATAAATAAAGGTAAAAATAAGGACACTGAAGAATCCCCACTTTCTTAAACTCACGGTGTAAAATCATAAACATGTATGCACGTGTTAAGCTGTGATTCACATGAGTGCAACAAAGGAGCCAAAAcattgtaaaagaaaaaaacgaaGGGAATTCTACTACTGACCAAGGCTGAACATGGCCATGCCAAGTCCTGCATCAGACAGTATGGCAATGGACTTTGCTACAATTGCTGGCATTTGAACGTGCCACCTGCAAAATAAAAATCACcaaaaatataattaagaaagaaataatTGAATCCCACTTCAACCAAATAGTGGATTAGACTAGACTGGATTGGACTGGATTGGATTTACCTGAATGAGACTAGAGACCAAGTGAGGCCAATCAAGCTGGAGTAAGTGTTTGGGTTTCTGATGAGTTTTCTCCAAACCATGATGAGAATAAGCCTTGTCATCACACTTGTTGGAGGCATCACTTTGGCTTTTCCAATCCCATCCCCTCCTTTCTCAGCCTCATTGTTCATGTTCATCTGATCTCTGTTTCCAAAGCTGAAATCCTCTCTCTCCAAGTACTCCTCCtgattctctctcctcccctcCACTAAATAAATATCCAAAATATACCCACCATTAATCGATCAAATTAAGCAAAACCCATATCaccaaatcaataaaaaaaaaataacaggaattttttttttaaatttgggaAAATTTTGAAGTCTGTACCTTTTCCTGGAGACACAGCCAATTTAACTTCTTTGTGATCATGGGCAGCTCCGCCGTATTCATTGCTACCGAACACATCTGAAACAGGAGAAGCACTTGAGCTCCAAACAAACATATGGAGATCCTTCCCGCCATTGTTGTCCTCTGTTTTCTGAGCTTGCCCATTAGCCCTCTTTGCATTCATGGCATTGGTATTAGCATTAGCATTAGCGATGACGGTTTTAGACGCCGTCGGAGAAAACATTCCTGGGTTCGGAGCCGGGTAATGCGCCGCCGCATTACCTTGCCCGCCGTGGTAAAATCTCGGCTTGTTTCCAGTAGCAGAGCTGACAGCGCCGCCTCCACAGTCTTCCTCGAAATTTGACGGCCGTGGAGTCGGCCCTCTGGACGCAGACATCCCGTAAACGTCGTTAGCTCCGAAATTGGAGTTCCTTCCGGCAGCCATCATAGAGTAAAAATCCGTGTGGTTAAAGCTCGATCCTCTCGGCGTCGGATTTCTCGACGACTGCAGGGAGTAAATCTCCGCATTGGTAAGATTCGAAGGCCGCGGGGTGGTGGACGACAGCCCCTGAGACCGCCGCGAGAAAATATCCGACCGCGAAGCGTTTGATTTTCTAACAGTAACGTGGAGCTTGCCGTCCTCCTTGATCTCCGCTTCGGTTTCGAGGGGCTGCCTTCCGTCGAGCGACATGATGTCGGAGTCGACGTGGATGGAGACAATGGATCCCGCCGTGTCGGGAAACTGCTCGGAGATGAGGAGTCTTGCTCCTCGGTATTCGAACATGAAAAGCATCAAAGTGTACCAGATAATGCACTGGAGGACGACGATCTGCACCATCAAACTCCCGGAAAAATCGCCGTACATTCCTTTGAGCAATGGGATTCCCATGACCAGAGTGTTAGGCAGAGTGGAGACGGAGAAGAGAGTGATCATCCATTCCAGGCAGCCCCTTTTGCTGACTTTGGTCCAGACTCCGAGGACGGCGAGGACGATGAGCTTCTGGAGGGTGTCGGCGGCGATGAAGCGGGTGTTCATGTTGTAAGGGTCGTTGCTGGAGATGAAGTGGAAGGAGAGGAGGGGGACGGCGAAGAGAGCGACGAAGCGGTTGATGCCGGAACACTGGTCGGGGGTGAAGATCTTCCACCACTTTACGGAGCCGTAGGCCAAGATCATAGCCACGTAGAGCGGCACCACCGCCGTCATGACGTGGTAGAAGTCGGATAATGTGATCATCTTGGTGACCGGTGAAAACCCAAATCAGGAAAGTTAATTCTTGTTGCTCTGTTTCTGGGGAGGTGAGGATTTGTGGAGGAAAGTAGtgggagaagaaggaggaggtagGCGGTGGATGTGGTGGTGGGGCTGATGATGAAAGGGGAAGAGGAGGGGGAGAGCATGTGTGTTTTAGGTTTACGGGGGAGTGTGTGTGGGTGGGTAATAAGCAGAAAGAATAGAGCGTTGAGAGTTGCGAGAGCAAGCATGCACTTACAGTCCCCAACACACTCGGCTTTTCGGGTCTCAGAAAGTATTTTGCTTTTTTATAATTTcagtttgttttccttttttttttttttttagaaaagagTTGTGTAATTTGggtctagggttagggtttttgggttaaGGAGGGAaggtattttttattatttttttggtcgaaGGAGGGATGGTATTTGATTACATATATGtagaattttttattgtaaGTTGGTGTTTGGCTCTATCTTGTATGGGTCTACTGGTTGCATAAAGTGGAGAAAAAGCATTTTGGCTAGAGGTGGCTGTGTCTTTAACTAGTTGTTTCTTTGTTTGGGTACCTTTTTAAGCTTTCAAAAGACCCTCTGCATCTTTCTTTTCCCTCTCTTATCAATGAACGATCAATAACATCTCCAGCAAACTAAGTCATTTTCGAGTAAAAAGTCGATCGATTTATTCATCTCACAGCATTTCTAGCATATATGTTAGCTAAACTTTTTTTAGTAAGAAACCAGTCAATTCTATAGCTTATGTTAACAGCATCTCTAGCAACTAGCTAAATTCTTTTTGAGCTAGGAATCAATCAATCTTTAGTTTAAGA is drawn from Malus domestica chromosome 14, GDT2T_hap1 and contains these coding sequences:
- the LOC103455629 gene encoding probable auxin efflux carrier component 1c, encoding MITLSDFYHVMTAVVPLYVAMILAYGSVKWWKIFTPDQCSGINRFVALFAVPLLSFHFISSNDPYNMNTRFIAADTLQKLIVLAVLGVWTKVSKRGCLEWMITLFSVSTLPNTLVMGIPLLKGMYGDFSGSLMVQIVVLQCIIWYTLMLFMFEYRGARLLISEQFPDTAGSIVSIHVDSDIMSLDGRQPLETEAEIKEDGKLHVTVRKSNASRSDIFSRRSQGLSSTTPRPSNLTNAEIYSLQSSRNPTPRGSSFNHTDFYSMMAAGRNSNFGANDVYGMSASRGPTPRPSNFEEDCGGGAVSSATGNKPRFYHGGQGNAAAHYPAPNPGMFSPTASKTVIANANANTNAMNAKRANGQAQKTEDNNGGKDLHMFVWSSSASPVSDVFGSNEYGGAAHDHKEVKLAVSPGKVEGRRENQEEYLEREDFSFGNRDQMNMNNEAEKGGDGIGKAKVMPPTSVMTRLILIMVWRKLIRNPNTYSSLIGLTWSLVSFRWHVQMPAIVAKSIAILSDAGLGMAMFSLGLFMALQPKIIACGNSIAAFTMAVRFLTGPAVMAAASIAVGLRGTLLHVAIVQAALPQGIVPFVFAKEYNVHPDILSTGVIFGMLIALPITLVYYILLGL